One genomic segment of Hevea brasiliensis isolate MT/VB/25A 57/8 chromosome 3, ASM3005281v1, whole genome shotgun sequence includes these proteins:
- the LOC110633477 gene encoding probable disease resistance protein At4g27220 isoform X1 yields MIWNPVISLASKLAEYLFSPIGRQIGYVFNHKSNIQELKVQSDKLQGERQSVQHRVDEAKRHGEEIEDMVDKWLKSVDDATLEVDKILHDNDTANMKCFMGLCPNLKMRHQLSKKAKKKKKVVVQIQAEGKFDRVSYHTSPPWTGPAKGYEVFESRTLVLKEIVEALKDDEVNMIGVYGMGGVGKTTFVKEVASQVMEEGIFRKVVTATVTHMADIKRIQQEIAEWLGCRLVEETVRVRATRLSEQLKQEEKILIILDDIWVRIRLEEIGIPFGNDHNKGCKILMTSRNQNVFLEMDVVRIFRLEVLQEKEAWHLFQKKVGNVNHPNLAMEVAKRCAGLPILIVTVATALKNKQLFEWKNALEQLKRFDDSEMDEQVTSALKLSYNFLKGEEIKSLFLLCGRHVFRSYEVDNLLKYAVGLGLFKRSRTLEEARNRLHKYVSDLKASCLLLEGIHEGDVMMHDVVRNFAISVASTDHHVFILAYDTVLEWPSKDELERCSAIYLRQCEIPELPAAFECPKLESFLLDNYLLDGQNAFLKIPDDFFSTMKELKVLDLTGLHLSSLPSSLKFLQNLQTLCLDYCVLEDIAAIGELNNLQVLSLLGSNIVQLPREIGKLTRLRLLDLGDCSSLEVIPPDVLSSLTRLEDLHMGRSFVQWEGEEHDAQRENANLAELKLLTNLLTLDIHIIDEKILPRDLFFEKLERFKIVIGDIWDWSCKDETSRMLKLKLNTGFQLESMKLLLKRTEYLYLDDLRGVKNVLCELNGLGFPELKHLRVQNSHEIQYIIDSVRLGPLVFFPILESLFLDHLINLEKICCGALEANSFSSLRKLNVKHCDNLKHLFSFSMARGLARLEELNVSNCKLMEGIVAREIGDDSGNDVVIEFTQLHAMTLEYLPKFTSFISQVQVPFTNAGSEEIVSADHEPEILVPIFNRKITFPNLAELKLSSVSLEKIWSNQLTQLSPRLTILEVDGCENLNYVFPSSVVESLAQLKSLEICNCKSVEEIIAPQRLGEETVIKILFPKLGLLKLSGLPKLTSFFSGNSIEFPSLKVLMIGHCAELRTFISSSESTDVASSSEFGQEDSILFDEKVAFPDLEKLHIRFFPKLKMIWRDHIQANSFCKLELLEVVACEELLQIFPSNILRGFQKLECLCVANCRSLKEVFDLQMSTNVKEMHVEAAATKLRILKLMNLPVMKHVWNEDPQKILSFANLSSVDVSRCPSLNSLFPPSIAKNLPRLAETIINDCGLVEIVSKEEGLEATPKFVFRQLKSLKLWRLQKLRSFYPGVHAFECPMLKCLRVGHCDNFKIFASQFQELQETQVEIQPLRKVISNLEELTLSSNEITMIWQGQFEDRFDKLKVLGLYCFHDASTDFPFNLLRKFPNTEKLHVVCSDFNEIFPYGFVVEEYARAFAQIRHLRLDFFPKMKHIWNPESRHVQVLQNLESLEIWNCDSLVTLAPHSASFQNLTTLDVWQCEILVSIITSSTAKEMVNLTKMSVRECNKVTEIVVNGGDEDQQQSEIVFSKLKSITLHCLESLTSFCSMTSCTIKFPSLVALAVTHCPRMSVFARGVVSVPRLPKAIPMGERGKMIWKKDINDTINHLHKQRNAQLSEQE; encoded by the exons ATGATTTGGAATCCAGTGATTTCCCTCGCATCCAAACTTGCCGAGTATCTTTTTTCGCCCATCGGGCGTCAGATCGGTTATGTGTTCAACCACAAAAGCAACATACAGGAGCTGAAAGTTCAATCTGATAAGCTGCAAGGTGAAAGACAGAGTGTGCAGCACCGCGTGGATGAGGCTAAAAGACATGGGGAAGAAATTGAAGACATGGTAGACAAGTGGCTGAAAAGTGTGGATGATGCTACTTTAGAGGTAGACAAAATTCTACACGATAATGACACGGCAAACATGAAGTGCTTCATGGGATTGTGTCCCAATTTGAAGATGCGTCACCAGCTCAGTAAGAAagctaagaagaagaagaaggtggTTGTCCAAATACAAGCAGAAGGGAAATTTGATAGAGTTTCCTACCATACCTCTCCACCTTGGACTGGGCCTGCCAAAGGTTACGAGGTCTTTGAATCAAGAACTTTAGTTTTAAAGGAAATCGTGGAGGCATTAAAGGATGATGAAGTTAATATGATTGGGGTGTATGGGATGGGAGGCGTTGGTAAGACCACCTTTGTGAAAGAGGTTGCCTCTCAAGTCATGGAAGAGGGCATATTCAGAAAGGTGGTTACAGCAACAGTAACCCACATGGCTGATATAAAAAGAATCCAACAAGAAATTGCAGAGTGGTTAGGTTGCAGACTGGTTGAGGAGACCGTTAGGGTACGAGCAACTCGGTTGAGTGAGCAGCTCAAACAAGAGGAGAAAATTCTCATAATTCTGGATGATATTTGGGTGAGAATCAGACTGGAGGAAATAGGAATTCCATTTGGAAATGATCATAATAAAGGTTGCAAGATATTGATGACCTCCAGAAATCAAAATGTATTTTTGGAGATGGATGTGGTGAGAATTTTCCGGCTTGAAGTTTTACAAGAAAAAGAAGCATGGCATTTGTTTCAGAAGAAAGTGGGCAATGTGAATCATCCCAATTTGGCTATGGAAGTAGCAAAGAGGTGTGCTGGTTTACCTATTTTAATTGTGACTGTTGCAACAGCATTGAAAAATAAGCAGTTGTTTGAATGGAAGAATGCCTTGGAACAACTAAAAAGGTTTGATGATAGCGAAATGGATGAGCAAGTTACCTCTGCTTTAAAGTTGAGTTACAACTTTTTGAAAGGTGAGGAAATCAAGTCATTGTTCTTACTTTGTGGACGGCATGTATTTCGTAGCTATGAAGTTGACAACTTGCTGAAATATGCTGTGGGCTTGGGTTTATTCAAACGAAGCAGAACATTGGAGGAAGCAAGAAATAGACTTCATAAATATGTTAGTGACCTCAAAGCTTCTTGTTTGCTGCTAGAAGGCATCCATGAAGGAGACGTCATGATGCATGATGTTGTTCGCAATTTTGCAATCTCTGTTGCATCCACAGATCATCATGTCTTCATTTTAGCATATGACACTGTATTGGAATGGCCGTCAAAGGATGAGCTTGAACGGTGCTCTGCAATATATTTGCGCCAATGTGAGATTCCTGAGCTTCCTGCAGCATTTGAATGCCCAAAACTGGAGTCATTTCTACTGGATAATTATCTATTGGATGGTCAGAATGCCTTTTTGAAAATCCCAGATGACTTTTTTAGTACAATGAAAGAACTAAAAGTCTTGGATCTGACAGGATTGCATTTATCATCTCTGCCTTCTTCACTTAAATTTCTTCAGAACCTTCAAACATTATGTCTGGATTATTGTGTTCTGGAAGACATAGCTGCAATCGGAGAGCTTAACAACTTACAAGTTCTCAGCCTTTTGGGCTCTAATATTGTTCAGCTGCCAAGAGAAATAGGGAAATTGACTCGTCTAAGGCTTTTAGATTTAGGCGATTGCTCAAGCCTTGAAGTGATTCCGCCAGATGTCCTGTCAAGCTTGACTCGATTAGAGGACTTACATATGGGACGCAGTTTTGTGCAGTGGGAGGGTGAAGAACATGATGCTCAAAGAGAAAATGCTAACCTGGCGGAATTGAAGCTTTTAACAAACCTACTCACTTTGGACATACATATCATTGATGAAAAGATCCTTCCCAGAGATTTGTTCTTTGAAAAGCTGGAAAGATTTAAAATAGTCATCGGAGACATATGGGATTGGTCATGTAAAGATGAAACTTCAAGAATGTTGAAACTCAAGCTCAACACAGGCTTTCAGTTGGAAAGCATGAAACTTCTCCTGAAGAGAACTGAATATTTATATTTGGATGACTTGAGAGGTGTGAAAAATGTCCTCTGTGAATTAAATGGGCTAGGTTTTCCTGAGTTGAAACATCTGCGCGTCCAAAATAGTCATGAAATTCAATATATCATTGACTCAGTTAGGCTAGGACCACTGGTTTTTTTCCCTATATTGGAATCATTGTTCCTTGACCATCTAATTAACTTGGAGAAGATATGTTGTGGTGCTCTTGAGGCCAACTCTTTTAGCAGCTTAAGAAAGTTAAATGTGAAGCACTGTGATAATTTGAAACATCTCTTTTCATTCTCTATGGCTAGAGGCCTTGCACGACTAGAAGAACTCAATGTTAGCAATtgcaaactcatggaagggattGTTGCGAGGGAAATCGGAGATGATTCTGGCAATGATGTAGTCATTGAGTTTACTCAATTACACGCAATGACACTAGAATACCTACCTAAATTCACAAGTTTTATCTCCCAAGTCCAGGTTCCTTTTACTAATGCAGGATCTGAAGAAATTGTATCTGCAGATCATGAACCCGAAATTCTCGTTCCAATTTTCAATAGAAAG ATTACATTCCCCAATTTGGCAGAGCTGAAACTCTCTTCAGTAAGTTTGGAGAAGATATGGAGCAACCAACTTACACAACTATCTCCGCGTTTAACAATCTTGGAGGTTGATGGATGTGAGAATTTAAACTATGTATTTCCGTCTTCTGTAGTTGAAAGTCTGGCACAACTCAAAAGCCTAGAGATATGCAATTGCAAGTCAGTGGAAGAAATAATAGCTCCACAAAGATTAGGAGAAGAAACAGTGATCAAGATTCTATTTCCAAAACTAGGCCTGCTAAAGCTCAGTGGTCTTCCAAAACTGACAAGTTTTTTCAGTGGTAACTCGATTGAATTCCCATCTTTGAAAGTCCTGATGATAGGCCATTGTGCCGAATTGAGGACATTTATTTCCAGTTCTGAAAGTACCGACGTGGCATCTAGTAGTGAATTTGGACAAGAAGACTCAATTCTTTTTGACGAAAAG GTTGCTTTCCCCGACTTGGAGAAGTTGCATATTAGGTTCTTTCCTAAGTTGAAAATGATATGGCGTGATCATATCCAAGCAAATTCATTCTGCAAGTTAGAATTACTGGAGGTAGTAGCTTGCGAAGAGTTATTGCAAATCTTTCCCTCCAACATTCTGAGAGGATTCCAGAAATTAGAATGTCTATGTGTAGCGAATTGTCGTTCACTAAAAGAGGTGTTTGATCTTCAAATGTCGACAAACGTAAAAGAGATGCATGTTGAAGCGGCAGCCACTAAATTGAGGATTTTGAAATTAATGAACCTCCCAGTTATGAAGCATGTATGGAATGAGGATCCTCAAAAAATTCTCTCGTTTGCTAACCTAAGTTCAGTGGATGTTTCCAGATGTCCTAGTCTGAATAGTCTCTTCCCACCTTCAATTGCAAAAAATCTTCCACGACTTGCAGAGACAATTATTAATGATTGTGGGTTGGTGGAAATTGTTTCAAAGGAGGAAGGATTAGAAGCAACTCCCAAGTTTGTGTTTCGTCAACTGAAGTCCTTGAAACTTTGGAGATTGCAAAAATTAAGGAGCTTCTACCCTGGAGTACATGCTTTTGAGTGTCCCATGCTGAAGTGCTTGAGAGTGGGTCACTGtgacaattttaaaatttttgcttctcaatttcaggaGTTGCAAGAAACACAAGTGGAGATTCAACCTTTAAGAAAG GTTATTTCCAACTTGGAGGAATTAACATTAAGCAGCAACGAGATCACAATGATATGGCAAGGCCAGTTTGAAGACCGCTTTGACAAGCTAAAAGTTCTTGGCCTATATTGCTTTCATGATGCTTCAACAGATTTCCCATTCAATCTCCTTCGAAAATTCCCAAATACGGAAAAACTTCATGTGGTATGCTCTGATTTTAATGAGATATTCCCATATGGTTTTGTTGTTGAAGAGTATGCAAGGGCTTTTGCACAGATACGACACTTAAGGCTGGATTTCTTTCCCAAAATGAAGCACATATGGAATCCTGAATCTCGACATGTCCAAGTTCTTCAAAATCTTGAATCCCTGGAAATATGGAATTGCGACAGTTTGGTTACCTTGGCACCACATTCTGCATCTTTCCAAAATCTTACTACTCTAGATGTGTGGCAGTGTGAAATATTAGTGAGCATAATAACATCCTCCACAGCTAAAGAGATGGTGAATCTCACCAAAATGAGTGTAAGAGAATGCAATAAGGTAACAGAAATTGTAGTGAATGGTGGAGATGAAGATCAACAACAAAGTGAGATTGTTTTCAGCAAACTGAAAAGTATAACGCTTCATTGTTTAGAAAGCCTCACCAGCTTCTGCTCAATGACAAGTTGCACCATCAAATTCCCATCTTTGGTAGCACTAGCTGTGACACATTGCCCCAGGATGAGTGTTTTTGCTCGTGGAGTTGTAAGCGTACCAAGGCTACCGAAAGCAATTCCAATGGGAGAACGAGGTAAAATGATTTGGAAGAAGGACATTAACGACACAATAAATCACTTGCATAAACAAAGG AATGCTCAGCTTTCTGAACAAGAATGA
- the LOC110633477 gene encoding probable disease resistance protein At4g27220 isoform X2: protein MIWNPVISLASKLAEYLFSPIGRQIGYVFNHKSNIQELKVQSDKLQGERQSVQHRVDEAKRHGEEIEDMVDKWLKSVDDATLEVDKILHDNDTANMKCFMGLCPNLKMRHQLSKKAKKKKKVVVQIQAEGKFDRVSYHTSPPWTGPAKGYEVFESRTLVLKEIVEALKDDEVNMIGVYGMGGVGKTTFVKEVASQVMEEGIFRKVVTATVTHMADIKRIQQEIAEWLGCRLVEETVRVRATRLSEQLKQEEKILIILDDIWVRIRLEEIGIPFGNDHNKGCKILMTSRNQNVFLEMDVVRIFRLEVLQEKEAWHLFQKKVGNVNHPNLAMEVAKRCAGLPILIVTVATALKNKQLFEWKNALEQLKRFDDSEMDEQVTSALKLSYNFLKGEEIKSLFLLCGRHVFRSYEVDNLLKYAVGLGLFKRSRTLEEARNRLHKYVSDLKASCLLLEGIHEGDVMMHDVVRNFAISVASTDHHVFILAYDTVLEWPSKDELERCSAIYLRQCEIPELPAAFECPKLESFLLDNYLLDGQNAFLKIPDDFFSTMKELKVLDLTGLHLSSLPSSLKFLQNLQTLCLDYCVLEDIAAIGELNNLQVLSLLGSNIVQLPREIGKLTRLRLLDLGDCSSLEVIPPDVLSSLTRLEDLHMGRSFVQWEGEEHDAQRENANLAELKLLTNLLTLDIHIIDEKILPRDLFFEKLERFKIVIGDIWDWSCKDETSRMLKLKLNTGFQLESMKLLLKRTEYLYLDDLRGVKNVLCELNGLGFPELKHLRVQNSHEIQYIIDSVRLGPLVFFPILESLFLDHLINLEKICCGALEANSFSSLRKLNVKHCDNLKHLFSFSMARGLARLEELNVSNCKLMEGIVAREIGDDSGNDVVIEFTQLHAMTLEYLPKFTSFISQVQVPFTNAGSEEIVSADHEPEILVPIFNRKITFPNLAELKLSSVSLEKIWSNQLTQLSPRLTILEVDGCENLNYVFPSSVVESLAQLKSLEICNCKSVEEIIAPQRLGEETVIKILFPKLGLLKLSGLPKLTSFFSGNSIEFPSLKVLMIGHCAELRTFISSSESTDVASSSEFGQEDSILFDEKVAFPDLEKLHIRFFPKLKMIWRDHIQANSFCKLELLEVVACEELLQIFPSNILRGFQKLECLCVANCRSLKEVFDLQMSTNVKEMHVEAAATKLRILKLMNLPVMKHVWNEDPQKILSFANLSSVDVSRCPSLNSLFPPSIAKNLPRLAETIINDCGLVEIVSKEEGLEATPKFVFRQLKSLKLWRLQKLRSFYPGVHAFECPMLKCLRVGHCDNFKIFASQFQELQETQVEIQPLRKVISNLEELTLSSNEITMIWQGQFEDRFDKLKVLGLYCFHDASTDFPFNLLRKFPNTEKLHVVCSDFNEIFPYGFVVEEYARAFAQIRHLRLDFFPKMKHIWNPESRHVQVLQNLESLEIWNCDSLVTLAPHSASFQNLTTLDVWQCEILVSIITSSTAKEMVNLTKMSVRECNKVTEIVVNGGDEDQQQSEIVFSKLKSITLHCLESLTSFCSMTSCTIKFPSLVALAVTHCPRMSVFARGVVSVPRLPKAIPMGERGKMIWKKDINDTINHLHKQRLSEQE, encoded by the exons ATGATTTGGAATCCAGTGATTTCCCTCGCATCCAAACTTGCCGAGTATCTTTTTTCGCCCATCGGGCGTCAGATCGGTTATGTGTTCAACCACAAAAGCAACATACAGGAGCTGAAAGTTCAATCTGATAAGCTGCAAGGTGAAAGACAGAGTGTGCAGCACCGCGTGGATGAGGCTAAAAGACATGGGGAAGAAATTGAAGACATGGTAGACAAGTGGCTGAAAAGTGTGGATGATGCTACTTTAGAGGTAGACAAAATTCTACACGATAATGACACGGCAAACATGAAGTGCTTCATGGGATTGTGTCCCAATTTGAAGATGCGTCACCAGCTCAGTAAGAAagctaagaagaagaagaaggtggTTGTCCAAATACAAGCAGAAGGGAAATTTGATAGAGTTTCCTACCATACCTCTCCACCTTGGACTGGGCCTGCCAAAGGTTACGAGGTCTTTGAATCAAGAACTTTAGTTTTAAAGGAAATCGTGGAGGCATTAAAGGATGATGAAGTTAATATGATTGGGGTGTATGGGATGGGAGGCGTTGGTAAGACCACCTTTGTGAAAGAGGTTGCCTCTCAAGTCATGGAAGAGGGCATATTCAGAAAGGTGGTTACAGCAACAGTAACCCACATGGCTGATATAAAAAGAATCCAACAAGAAATTGCAGAGTGGTTAGGTTGCAGACTGGTTGAGGAGACCGTTAGGGTACGAGCAACTCGGTTGAGTGAGCAGCTCAAACAAGAGGAGAAAATTCTCATAATTCTGGATGATATTTGGGTGAGAATCAGACTGGAGGAAATAGGAATTCCATTTGGAAATGATCATAATAAAGGTTGCAAGATATTGATGACCTCCAGAAATCAAAATGTATTTTTGGAGATGGATGTGGTGAGAATTTTCCGGCTTGAAGTTTTACAAGAAAAAGAAGCATGGCATTTGTTTCAGAAGAAAGTGGGCAATGTGAATCATCCCAATTTGGCTATGGAAGTAGCAAAGAGGTGTGCTGGTTTACCTATTTTAATTGTGACTGTTGCAACAGCATTGAAAAATAAGCAGTTGTTTGAATGGAAGAATGCCTTGGAACAACTAAAAAGGTTTGATGATAGCGAAATGGATGAGCAAGTTACCTCTGCTTTAAAGTTGAGTTACAACTTTTTGAAAGGTGAGGAAATCAAGTCATTGTTCTTACTTTGTGGACGGCATGTATTTCGTAGCTATGAAGTTGACAACTTGCTGAAATATGCTGTGGGCTTGGGTTTATTCAAACGAAGCAGAACATTGGAGGAAGCAAGAAATAGACTTCATAAATATGTTAGTGACCTCAAAGCTTCTTGTTTGCTGCTAGAAGGCATCCATGAAGGAGACGTCATGATGCATGATGTTGTTCGCAATTTTGCAATCTCTGTTGCATCCACAGATCATCATGTCTTCATTTTAGCATATGACACTGTATTGGAATGGCCGTCAAAGGATGAGCTTGAACGGTGCTCTGCAATATATTTGCGCCAATGTGAGATTCCTGAGCTTCCTGCAGCATTTGAATGCCCAAAACTGGAGTCATTTCTACTGGATAATTATCTATTGGATGGTCAGAATGCCTTTTTGAAAATCCCAGATGACTTTTTTAGTACAATGAAAGAACTAAAAGTCTTGGATCTGACAGGATTGCATTTATCATCTCTGCCTTCTTCACTTAAATTTCTTCAGAACCTTCAAACATTATGTCTGGATTATTGTGTTCTGGAAGACATAGCTGCAATCGGAGAGCTTAACAACTTACAAGTTCTCAGCCTTTTGGGCTCTAATATTGTTCAGCTGCCAAGAGAAATAGGGAAATTGACTCGTCTAAGGCTTTTAGATTTAGGCGATTGCTCAAGCCTTGAAGTGATTCCGCCAGATGTCCTGTCAAGCTTGACTCGATTAGAGGACTTACATATGGGACGCAGTTTTGTGCAGTGGGAGGGTGAAGAACATGATGCTCAAAGAGAAAATGCTAACCTGGCGGAATTGAAGCTTTTAACAAACCTACTCACTTTGGACATACATATCATTGATGAAAAGATCCTTCCCAGAGATTTGTTCTTTGAAAAGCTGGAAAGATTTAAAATAGTCATCGGAGACATATGGGATTGGTCATGTAAAGATGAAACTTCAAGAATGTTGAAACTCAAGCTCAACACAGGCTTTCAGTTGGAAAGCATGAAACTTCTCCTGAAGAGAACTGAATATTTATATTTGGATGACTTGAGAGGTGTGAAAAATGTCCTCTGTGAATTAAATGGGCTAGGTTTTCCTGAGTTGAAACATCTGCGCGTCCAAAATAGTCATGAAATTCAATATATCATTGACTCAGTTAGGCTAGGACCACTGGTTTTTTTCCCTATATTGGAATCATTGTTCCTTGACCATCTAATTAACTTGGAGAAGATATGTTGTGGTGCTCTTGAGGCCAACTCTTTTAGCAGCTTAAGAAAGTTAAATGTGAAGCACTGTGATAATTTGAAACATCTCTTTTCATTCTCTATGGCTAGAGGCCTTGCACGACTAGAAGAACTCAATGTTAGCAATtgcaaactcatggaagggattGTTGCGAGGGAAATCGGAGATGATTCTGGCAATGATGTAGTCATTGAGTTTACTCAATTACACGCAATGACACTAGAATACCTACCTAAATTCACAAGTTTTATCTCCCAAGTCCAGGTTCCTTTTACTAATGCAGGATCTGAAGAAATTGTATCTGCAGATCATGAACCCGAAATTCTCGTTCCAATTTTCAATAGAAAG ATTACATTCCCCAATTTGGCAGAGCTGAAACTCTCTTCAGTAAGTTTGGAGAAGATATGGAGCAACCAACTTACACAACTATCTCCGCGTTTAACAATCTTGGAGGTTGATGGATGTGAGAATTTAAACTATGTATTTCCGTCTTCTGTAGTTGAAAGTCTGGCACAACTCAAAAGCCTAGAGATATGCAATTGCAAGTCAGTGGAAGAAATAATAGCTCCACAAAGATTAGGAGAAGAAACAGTGATCAAGATTCTATTTCCAAAACTAGGCCTGCTAAAGCTCAGTGGTCTTCCAAAACTGACAAGTTTTTTCAGTGGTAACTCGATTGAATTCCCATCTTTGAAAGTCCTGATGATAGGCCATTGTGCCGAATTGAGGACATTTATTTCCAGTTCTGAAAGTACCGACGTGGCATCTAGTAGTGAATTTGGACAAGAAGACTCAATTCTTTTTGACGAAAAG GTTGCTTTCCCCGACTTGGAGAAGTTGCATATTAGGTTCTTTCCTAAGTTGAAAATGATATGGCGTGATCATATCCAAGCAAATTCATTCTGCAAGTTAGAATTACTGGAGGTAGTAGCTTGCGAAGAGTTATTGCAAATCTTTCCCTCCAACATTCTGAGAGGATTCCAGAAATTAGAATGTCTATGTGTAGCGAATTGTCGTTCACTAAAAGAGGTGTTTGATCTTCAAATGTCGACAAACGTAAAAGAGATGCATGTTGAAGCGGCAGCCACTAAATTGAGGATTTTGAAATTAATGAACCTCCCAGTTATGAAGCATGTATGGAATGAGGATCCTCAAAAAATTCTCTCGTTTGCTAACCTAAGTTCAGTGGATGTTTCCAGATGTCCTAGTCTGAATAGTCTCTTCCCACCTTCAATTGCAAAAAATCTTCCACGACTTGCAGAGACAATTATTAATGATTGTGGGTTGGTGGAAATTGTTTCAAAGGAGGAAGGATTAGAAGCAACTCCCAAGTTTGTGTTTCGTCAACTGAAGTCCTTGAAACTTTGGAGATTGCAAAAATTAAGGAGCTTCTACCCTGGAGTACATGCTTTTGAGTGTCCCATGCTGAAGTGCTTGAGAGTGGGTCACTGtgacaattttaaaatttttgcttctcaatttcaggaGTTGCAAGAAACACAAGTGGAGATTCAACCTTTAAGAAAG GTTATTTCCAACTTGGAGGAATTAACATTAAGCAGCAACGAGATCACAATGATATGGCAAGGCCAGTTTGAAGACCGCTTTGACAAGCTAAAAGTTCTTGGCCTATATTGCTTTCATGATGCTTCAACAGATTTCCCATTCAATCTCCTTCGAAAATTCCCAAATACGGAAAAACTTCATGTGGTATGCTCTGATTTTAATGAGATATTCCCATATGGTTTTGTTGTTGAAGAGTATGCAAGGGCTTTTGCACAGATACGACACTTAAGGCTGGATTTCTTTCCCAAAATGAAGCACATATGGAATCCTGAATCTCGACATGTCCAAGTTCTTCAAAATCTTGAATCCCTGGAAATATGGAATTGCGACAGTTTGGTTACCTTGGCACCACATTCTGCATCTTTCCAAAATCTTACTACTCTAGATGTGTGGCAGTGTGAAATATTAGTGAGCATAATAACATCCTCCACAGCTAAAGAGATGGTGAATCTCACCAAAATGAGTGTAAGAGAATGCAATAAGGTAACAGAAATTGTAGTGAATGGTGGAGATGAAGATCAACAACAAAGTGAGATTGTTTTCAGCAAACTGAAAAGTATAACGCTTCATTGTTTAGAAAGCCTCACCAGCTTCTGCTCAATGACAAGTTGCACCATCAAATTCCCATCTTTGGTAGCACTAGCTGTGACACATTGCCCCAGGATGAGTGTTTTTGCTCGTGGAGTTGTAAGCGTACCAAGGCTACCGAAAGCAATTCCAATGGGAGAACGAGGTAAAATGATTTGGAAGAAGGACATTAACGACACAATAAATCACTTGCATAAACAAAGG CTTTCTGAACAAGAATGA